The genomic interval TTCGACTTCCTGACCTGGTTCGAATATTCGCCGGCGCATGCTTCGCTGTTCGAGGAGCTGGTGGCGATGCTGCGCACGACCGAGGAATGGCGCTACGTCGAGCACGAAATCGACGTCCGCCTGGTGCGCGAGGTGCTGACGCCTTAGTGCTCCAGGAAGCGCCCCGACTCGATGCGGGGCAGTTCGGTGACCGGCCAGTTGTAGATATAGGTCCAGGCCTTGTCGGCGCTGCCATCCGCAAGCGTCACGTCGATCAGCCTGCGCAGATATTCGGTCGGCTCGGAAAAGCCCTCGCCGCAGGCCTCGTACATATCGAACTCACGCAAAAGCTCGTCCGGCGTGCGCAGGCGGAACAGCTCGCCATGGACGACGTCGGAGGCCGCGTCCGACAGCAGCAGGCCCGGATAGTGTTTTATGAGATAGAGCCGGCCTCGGCAGGTGGCGCTGCCGATGAAGTCGGCATGCGCGGAAAGCAGCCGCGCCATCGGATGGTCGAAGCCGCGCATCAGGGTGCCGTAGACGAAGAGACGATCTGAGGTCATGGAAGTTACTTACTGTCATTCCGGGGCGACGCGAAGCGTCGAACCCGGAATGACGAAACCTAGCGGCATTTTCAACCCACCGTCACCACCTCATCGCTGACCACCACAAACTTCTTCAGCTCCATCCGGCCAAAGCTCGTCGACAGCGCGACGTCGGCCGCGTCGCGGCCCGTCGCTATCAGGATGCGGCCGATGCGCGGGACGTTGTGGCGGGCATCGAAAGTGAACCATTTGCCGGACAGATACGCCTGAAACCAGCCGGAAAAATCCATCGGAAACGGCTCGGGCGGAATGCCGATGTCGCCCATATAGCCGGTGCAGTAGCGCGCCGGGATGCCCATGCAGCGGCAGAGGGCGACGGCCAGATGCGCAAAATCGCGGCAGACGCCGCTCCTCTGCTCGTAAACGTCATGCGCCGACTTCATGTGATGGGCGTGTTCGTAGCCGAAGGTGACGTGGCGATAAACGAATTCGGTGATGGCCGCGACGCGTTCCCAGCCTGGCTCCGTCTTGCCGAACAGCGACCAGGCGATGTCGGTGAGCTTGTCGGTCTCGCAATAGCGGCTCGGCATCAGATAGAGCAGCAGCTCGTTCGGCAGCGTTTCGATCGGCACCTGCTGCGCGGATGGCATCACCTCGTCCGGCAGCCCCGTGTCGCGCACCAGCGCGCTGCCTATCAGCGTGACGCCGCCGGCGGGCGCAACGAGGCGGCCGCAGATATTGCCAAAACTGTCGTGGTAGAAGCGGATCGGCACGTCGGGATCAGTGACGACCGTCTCCTTGCCGACGATGTCGGCCACGCGCGAGGGATGGATGTTGAGCATGATGACCATCGGCGTCGGCTGCGCAGCGGCGTAAGCGATCTCGAAGCCGACCTTGATGTCCATCTACGAATCCTCTGTCTCCAGCTCTTTGTCGCAGGCCTCGACCCCCGTGCTCTCCCCCGGATCGCCGAGTGCCTCCTGCTCGTGGCGCTTGCGATCATGTTCGGTCTTGTGATGAATCGTCAGCAGCGGCATCGTCCGTCGATCATGGTGATTTTGGGCGGACTAATCTATAGCGTTGGCTGCCCAATTTTAAGGGAACGTGCTTTTTACATAGGCAACCGGAATGGCTTTAGACGCGACTGACGCGCCACATCAACTCCTCCAAACGAACGATATTTTCCCGGTGTTTGAGGCCAATGCAGACGGCCGCTCGCCGTTCCTGCTCACCTCGGATCACCACGGGCGGGCTTTGCCGCGCGCGCTCGGCGATCTCGGGGTCAGCGAAAGCGAGCTGACGCGGCACATCGCCTGGGACATCGGGATTGCCGGCGTCGCCGAGCGGCTCGCAAAGATGCTCGACGCGCATTTGATCGCGCAGCGCTATTCGCGGCTGGTGATCGACTGCAACCGCCCGCCGGGCGTGGCGAGCTCGATTCCCGTCATCTCGGAGGCGACGACGATTCCCGGCAATGAGGGCATTTCGGGAGGGGCGCGGGACGCGCGACGGCGCGAGATTTTCGATCCGTACCATGCGCGCATCAAGGCGGCGATCGATGCGCGCGTGCACGCGAAGCGCCCGACCGTGCTGGTGGCGCTGCACAGCTTTACGCCTGTTTATGCCGGCGTCGCGCGGCCCTGGCACATCGGCACGCTCTATCATCGCGACACGTTGCTGCCGCGGCTCTTGTTGCAGCATTTGCGCGCGGAGAGCGATCTCGTCGTCGGCGATAACGAGCCCTATGCGGTGAGCGACCTCACCGACTACGGCATCCCCGTGCATGGCGAAGCGCGCGGCCTGATCAATACCGGCATCGAGATCCGCCAGGACCTCATCTCCGACCAGTCCGGCCAGCAGCAATGGGCCGAGCGCCTGGCGCGGATTTTTGGCGAGATCGAAGCAACGATGCGGGCGGAGGGGCTGGTCTAAATTCCTGTTTTGACGCGTTTTCTTTACGCGAACCGGTATCCACTTCGCTCGAAAACGCTCTAGCCGCCGCGCGTGACGACGAACAGCGCGAGCGCGGCGAAGATCGCGGCGATGCCCCACAGCACGTAAGCGATACGGCCGCCACCGCCTGGGTCGAGCGTCGCCTCGGCCGGGTTGTCGGGATTGACGTGGACCTCGACGCGGGCGCCGTCCTGATAGCGTGCCATCAGCTTCTCCAGCATCTTGTTCGAGGCCTGCGGCGTGTTCGCGGCGACGCGAGCCGCTTCATTGGTGTAGCTGACGTTCTGATAGCTGTAGGTATAGGACACGCGCTTGCCGAACATCTCGACGCCGCGCCTGCTGCTGTCGGGGTCGCTGGCCTCGTGATACGCCTCCATCTCCGACACCTTGATCGTGCCCGGCACCACCGGCCAGCGCTGCGCGATCGACGCCTGCCGCCGCACGGCGAGCGCGAACAGCGCAATGACGGAGCCGAAGGCGGCGAAGGCGACCACCAGACCCGCGAGATCGGGGCGGCCGATGTGGTGCGCGAGGTACTCATAGCTCTTGTTGAGGCCGAAGGCCGAGCCGAACAGGATTGCCAGCACGATGGCCGTGCCGATGCCGAGACAGCCCCACAGGCCTTTTGGCATGTCGCGTTCCAGCACCGCCCGATCGGGATGGCGCGGATTGTAGTAGACGGTGACGACGCTGCCGACGGGATATTTCTTCAGCGTCTCCGCGACCTGGAAATTGCCGAGATCCTCACCGATGGAAACGCGGTTACAACGCAGCTTGCGGCCGAAGACGGTGTATTCGTAAGTCACGTTGGCGAAGTTGCGGCTCTCCAGGCGGTAGCCGTCCTCGCGGTCGCTGTCGGAGACGCGGACCTCGCGCAGTTCGGCGGCAGAGGTGACCACCTTGCCCATCGTCTTCGGCCAGCGACTGGCTTCGCGCACCTCCCAGGTCTTGACCACGGCCGCAACGAGAATGAGCCCGAGCGGTGCGAGCAGCATCGCATAGACGAACCAGGGCAAATCGGGCACGGCAAAAAATCCTTCTTCGGCAATGCCCGGTTGGACGTGCGATTGCCGGAAAAGGTTCAATTTACGTAGGTCAGCCCTATTTCGCGCGGGTCAGCGCCAGCCAGATCCCGCCGCCGATCATGAAGCCGCCGGAGATGCGCGAGATCGCCCGCGTGCGCTCGGCCGAGAAGAATCTTCGCGCCCTGCCCGCCGCCAGCGCATAGAGCGCATCGGTCATCACGGCAGTGACCATGAAGGTGATGCCGAGCAGCGCCACTTGCGGGAAGTGCGGCTGGTTCATGTCCATGAACTGCGGGATGAACGCACCGAAGAACACCAGCACCTTCGGATTGGACAGCAGCACCAGAAAGCCCTGGAGGAAGAAGCCACCGCGCGGCGGCGGGGGCGGCTTGTCAACATCGACGCCTTCGACCGGCGACCAGATCAGCTTGATCCCGAGCCAGACGAGATAGGCCGCACCGGCAAAGCGTACCCAGTCGAACCAATAGCCCATGGTCGCCATCAGCGAGGTCAGACCGATCGCGACGATGCCGATCACGATCGCGAGCCCGGCTTGCGCGCCGGCGACGTTGGTCAGCGCCGCGCGGGTGCCATGGCGCAGGCCGTTGGCGATCACCAGCGTCACGATCGGCCCCGGCAGCAACGCCAGGGCAATGCAGGCGGCAAGGAAGGCGAGATAGGCTTGCATGGACATCATGGGGGAACTCGCTGGCAGGTTTGACGGCATTAATGCATGTCGGAGGCGGGAACGGAAGCTGGGCTGGCACACCTGCGCATCACAAATGCGGACGTCATACCCGCGACCCGGCTACGCCAAGGCTTCGCCGGGGCTCGCGGTCTTGGGGCGCCGAAACTTTAGCGTAGGCGGCAAGCGGGGTATCCAGTACGCCGCGGCATCTCCGTATCCCACGACTGCCTCTGGAATACTGGATCACCCGCTTTCGCGGGTGATGACGGCGGAGTTCGCGGCACGAACGCGCTCCCCTCACCGTCCATCCAGCGCCGCGAGAGTCCACGCCCTCATCGCCTCCATCTCGAGAAACGCGAGGGCCACGCGCTGCATGGCCGATTGCTCGTCCCTCCCCTGCATCACCGCAACGAGGAGATCGCAGCGGCGCGACACGGCGATGGCGGTGGCGGCGCGCTGCGCGCCGTCCGGCATGGTCAGCGCATAATGCCGCACCCGCCCCTGCATC from Bradyrhizobium arachidis carries:
- a CDS encoding transglutaminase family protein, with protein sequence MDIKVGFEIAYAAAQPTPMVIMLNIHPSRVADIVGKETVVTDPDVPIRFYHDSFGNICGRLVAPAGGVTLIGSALVRDTGLPDEVMPSAQQVPIETLPNELLLYLMPSRYCETDKLTDIAWSLFGKTEPGWERVAAITEFVYRHVTFGYEHAHHMKSAHDVYEQRSGVCRDFAHLAVALCRCMGIPARYCTGYMGDIGIPPEPFPMDFSGWFQAYLSGKWFTFDARHNVPRIGRILIATGRDAADVALSTSFGRMELKKFVVVSDEVVTVG
- a CDS encoding N-formylglutamate amidohydrolase; its protein translation is MALDATDAPHQLLQTNDIFPVFEANADGRSPFLLTSDHHGRALPRALGDLGVSESELTRHIAWDIGIAGVAERLAKMLDAHLIAQRYSRLVIDCNRPPGVASSIPVISEATTIPGNEGISGGARDARRREIFDPYHARIKAAIDARVHAKRPTVLVALHSFTPVYAGVARPWHIGTLYHRDTLLPRLLLQHLRAESDLVVGDNEPYAVSDLTDYGIPVHGEARGLINTGIEIRQDLISDQSGQQQWAERLARIFGEIEATMRAEGLV
- a CDS encoding LysE family translocator; this encodes MMSMQAYLAFLAACIALALLPGPIVTLVIANGLRHGTRAALTNVAGAQAGLAIVIGIVAIGLTSLMATMGYWFDWVRFAGAAYLVWLGIKLIWSPVEGVDVDKPPPPPRGGFFLQGFLVLLSNPKVLVFFGAFIPQFMDMNQPHFPQVALLGITFMVTAVMTDALYALAAGRARRFFSAERTRAISRISGGFMIGGGIWLALTRAK
- a CDS encoding gamma-glutamylcyclotransferase; the protein is MTSDRLFVYGTLMRGFDHPMARLLSAHADFIGSATCRGRLYLIKHYPGLLLSDAASDVVHGELFRLRTPDELLREFDMYEACGEGFSEPTEYLRRLIDVTLADGSADKAWTYIYNWPVTELPRIESGRFLEH
- a CDS encoding DUF3592 domain-containing protein; this encodes MPDLPWFVYAMLLAPLGLILVAAVVKTWEVREASRWPKTMGKVVTSAAELREVRVSDSDREDGYRLESRNFANVTYEYTVFGRKLRCNRVSIGEDLGNFQVAETLKKYPVGSVVTVYYNPRHPDRAVLERDMPKGLWGCLGIGTAIVLAILFGSAFGLNKSYEYLAHHIGRPDLAGLVVAFAAFGSVIALFALAVRRQASIAQRWPVVPGTIKVSEMEAYHEASDPDSSRRGVEMFGKRVSYTYSYQNVSYTNEAARVAANTPQASNKMLEKLMARYQDGARVEVHVNPDNPAEATLDPGGGGRIAYVLWGIAAIFAALALFVVTRGG